Genomic DNA from Nomascus leucogenys isolate Asia chromosome 10, Asia_NLE_v1, whole genome shotgun sequence:
cagagcgagactccgtctcaaaaaacaaaccaaaaaaaccagaaacacacaaatgaaaacacacatagacccagattatatatatatagattgaTGAAAATACTGTAAGCAGAGGCTCGAGAGCGCCTAACCCTGTGTTccaccaggagcagtggctcaggaTCAGCTAACTGGAGTGTTCACGATGACTTTCTAGAACCTCACTACTGTGAATAAGGGGAGCTGACTGTATCCCCTGGCACCAGCCCTGGGCTGGCCCCGCTGCAGCAGGGAACAAGACAGGTGCAGTCCCCTCCTTTGTGAAGCTTCATGTCGAGCACGGGAGTGGGACCTTGATCCAGTAATCCTGGAGGCTGAGATCTAGCTTAAAGCAGCCCAGCTCTGCGGAAAGGTGCCCTTGGGGGACTGACGCAGTTGTGGAAGGCTGCGTCATCAGGGTGTGATGTCACCATGTGACAGGAGACGCGAGCTAAAGGTTAAGTGGTGTTGGGCCCTGTGAGTGGGTGGTGATGGGAGGTGAGAGTGTTCCCAGCAAAGGGAATGAAGAGGGAACATCCCCCTGACAGCCCCctctttctgcctcttcctcAGAATCCGGGGCACCAGCTACCAGAGCCCTCACGGCATCCCCATAGACCTGCTGGACCGGCTGCTTATCGTCTCCACCACCCCCTACAGCGAGAAAGACACGAAGCAGATCCTCCGCATCCGGTGCGGGCAGGACCAGGCCGTGCGCctgagaggcagggctggggtgtACCCTGTTTGACAAATGCTGACACTGAGGTCTGGCAGAGTGGCATGGTGGCTGGGCCTGCAAGAGAGAGGGCTGAGCGGGCACCCAGACAGTGGCCTCCGATCCAGGAGCAGGAGCCATGGTGGGAAAGGGAGGCGAGGTACCCGTGACTGGTGTTGGGGCCAGCACCCTGGGGGTGGCCAGGAGGCCTAGGTTTTAGGTCCAGCCCAGCCCCTGTCTCTGTGGCTCTTCTAGCCTCAGCATTCTATGGTTCTAAGATGTAGGCGCCACATATTCCCAGTGGGGAAGAGCCAGAGGGTTGCTGTGGCCACGTCTGCTGCAGTCAGAGGCTGGGCCCTGGCTGAGCCACCCCTGTCCCCCACTGCTTGCAGGTGTGAGGAGGAAGATGTGGAGATGAGTGAGGACGCCTACACAGTGCTGACGCGCATCGGGCTGGAGACGTCACTGCGCTACGCCATCCAGCTCATCACAGCTGCCAGCCTGGTGTGCCGGAAACGCAAGGTCAGCCGGCCGAATTAGCCAGCAGGGCCAGATGGCGGCAGTGAGTGACGCAGTACTTTAGGGGCTTCCAGGGTTCCAGTTTCATCCTAGAATGTACATTTTCAGAGGCAGGGAATTTTCATCCCTCAGGATGGCTTCTGTATCGCCCAGCCTGGcctatagtaggtgctcagtagatCTCTGTTGACTGTAAGTAGATGCTGTTAGGTCCACCTTACAGATAAACTGGGGAATGAAGAGGCTGGGCCCACAACCAGGAGATGGCCaggcaggatttgaatccaggcagtctggcccAGAATGCCCTCCCCTCACATGCCACGCTCTGTTGCCTAGAGCATGGAGGTGGCATACGCTGGGGTCTGTGCCGTGAGCCTCACGGAGAGGGGCCCAACTGAGGACTcgccctcctcctccagggtaCAGAAGTGCAGGTGGATGACATCAAGCGGGTCTACTCACTTTTCCTGGACGAGTCCCGCTCCACGCAGTACATGAAGGAGTACCAGGACGCCTTCCTCTTCAATGAACTCAGTAAGAATCCCCACCCCACACCTGCACTGCCAGAGCCAGCctcagagggaggaagagggagctcGGCCTAGAAGGCTCAGGCCCTGCCCCCTGGGCGACACTGACCATGTGGCCTTCCTTCTCCCCACAGAAGGCGAGACCATGGACACCTCCTGAGCTGGATGTCATCCCCCGACCCCACCCTGTTTTCTACAGAGTTCTGACACTGTGACTTTGTATAAAATGGTTTTGAAGCTGGACccaccctgtgtgtgtgtggttgccCTGAGCCCACAGAAAGACACCTCCAGAGTGCGGATTGAGAAGCCTTTATTATGGGAGGAACGGGGTGTCTGAGGGCTCTGGGAGTTGGGATGGACTCGGAAGTCTGCGGGGAGGGTCTTCAGAGGAAGAGGAGGCCTGGGAGTTGGGGGTGGTCACAGGTCAAGGGGTGGTCCTTGGGACCCCCACAGTCAGAGATGCTGCGGCGGCAGGGCCCACAGTGACAGCTGAGAGCCACAGGGAAGGAGACCACTGGGTCCACACCGGGCGGGCAGCCAGGGAGCCGGATGGACTCGAAGCGCACCTCGCGGTAGGTGCACACCGCCTGAGGCAGGGGCGGCAGGGCCGCCTGCAGCACCCGCATCTGGAGGCCGTGTGAGTTGGGGAATGAGCATGTGCCTGGGGCCAGCGCCTCAGCTGAGCTCCCAAGCTGCCCCCACAGGTCCTGGACTCAGGTGTCCAGGAAGCCCTCTGTTCCTGCCCTCCCACACCCCATTCCCCAACTGCAGGCCAGAGAGGCAGACCACCCTTCCTCCCCCACTGCCTCTGTGGGTCTGGCCCTGAGGTGGCAGCAtctgcccctggccccaggcAGCTCACCATGGTGGCGCAGTAGCCGGCACAGATGGTTGTGTTGACGGTGATGCACACGGGGCAGCCCTCCTTCTCCACAGCCAGGGTGGCATTGATGGGGCGGCACCGTGGCCGAAGCGGCTCCCTGGATGCCCATGCCCCGCCCATgctcagcagcagcaacagcagcagcccCTGGGACAAGGACACTGGTTCACCCGGGTCGGAGACCGGAGCCCTGAGCCCTGGCCTTCCCATCCCCCGGGGTACACCACCCACAACGACCCAGAGACCCTTCCTGGCATCTCCTATTCAGGACCCACCACCCGGACACCTGCCTTTCAGAGCCCACCCCACAGCCCAGAGGACCTGAGATACCCCAACATTTCAGATCCCCACCCTCAGGAACTGCCCCACCTGAAGCTTACTGGGGGTCATGTCCCTCCAGAAAGAGGCCTCCTTCCACAGCTCACACGGGTTTGCCCCTTCTCATGCCAGTGATGGCCTGGAAGGAGGTGGAAGGTGCCCAGGGGCCCTGCAGTCTTACCTGGAGCATCTCCATCCTTGGTGCGTCCCCTACCTCATGTACCTGGCTTTATACCTCGGGGTTGTGGGGGCGGCAAGGCCACCAGGAGGTGGTAGGATGCTGGGGTAACCTGGACACTAATCCCCCCGGGGGCGAGAGGTGCACACGGCCAGGGAGGCGCAGGAGTGGCTCAGCGGAGCGCCCCAGCCCTCTCCCCTCAGTGGTCCATAGCCAGGGATGAGGCAGAGACCAGGGTGAAGTGACCTCAGAGACTGAGTCGTCGAGTGCTAGGGACTAGTCGAGGCTGGAGGCACAGGGAGCAGGGTGTAGGAAGACCTGTCTCTGCCTATCGTGGGGTCTTGGGAACCAGGAGGAGGCCGTGACCCGAGAAAGGTGCTGGACTGAAGCCTCAACCCTCCTCCACTTGAGCCATTCCTGTGCCACAGTCCAACCTCCCAGGAGGGGCGCTGCTTCGGACTTAGCTTCTGCCCAATGAGAGAGGGTCTCCCCGTGACTGAGCTGCCAGGGAAGCCACTTGACCCAGATGCCCCCAACGAGGGATTCAGCCCGAATCCCACCTCTCCCTTAGGGACCTCCGCCCATCCTACCCTCAAGCCAGAATGTCCGGAGCAGTCCCCGGAAATGGGTGTGGTTCAGGTGATTTAACTCATTATTTAATACGCCTGCAGGGTACGTGTCTTGACCCCGGGGCCACAGCCTCCAAGGACGTTATCTGGACTTAGTCCCCTCTCCGCGATGCCGCAGCTGAGTGGGTGTCTGGGCTAGTCCCGCCCCCACATTG
This window encodes:
- the LHB gene encoding lutropin subunit beta yields the protein MEMLQGLLLLLLLSMGGAWASREPLRPRCRPINATLAVEKEGCPVCITVNTTICAGYCATMMRVLQAALPPLPQAVCTYREVRFESIRLPGCPPGVDPVVSFPVALSCHCGPCRRSISDCGGPKDHPLTCDHPQLPGLLFL